From the genome of Oscillospiraceae bacterium, one region includes:
- a CDS encoding M23 family metallopeptidase — protein MMDMTPYRRYNKPQSDRDKQSDTQPKKAPLSVFELQCITVFLIIAALLLLKAFAAEMFEKINGFLSGALGEKSSSVTSSSDTSSRTTAEQLSDYIAGLTQSSPTETSVPETSSIQDTDVPENATASDLADFLSGLSAAGGDTLSTQAVSISDYKIENEQAVSYYGDLVPLSLLTETDTKKTDSFAQKAEGGLLKAPDGCSFEPYFCDIKLNAPLSGKIYSKFGYRYHPITGLFGFHTGVDIAANSGSAIYAAAAGKVIERGYSDVWGNYMLIEHSDSTDTFYAHCKKLLKSKGAKVKSGERIATVGSTGWATGPHLHFEVRLNKVNMDPEWIL, from the coding sequence ATGATGGATATGACCCCATACAGGCGTTATAATAAGCCGCAAAGCGACCGTGATAAACAATCAGATACCCAGCCGAAGAAAGCACCGTTATCGGTTTTCGAATTGCAGTGCATTACCGTATTTCTTATTATAGCCGCACTGCTGCTTTTAAAGGCTTTTGCTGCCGAGATGTTTGAAAAAATTAACGGTTTCCTCAGCGGCGCTCTCGGCGAAAAATCGTCTTCCGTTACTTCTTCAAGTGATACTTCTTCCAGGACGACAGCAGAACAACTCTCCGACTACATCGCCGGGCTGACACAGAGTTCACCGACCGAGACGTCTGTGCCCGAAACTTCATCGATCCAAGATACAGACGTCCCGGAGAATGCCACTGCATCCGATCTTGCCGATTTCCTTTCCGGTTTATCGGCGGCAGGCGGCGATACCTTGAGCACACAAGCAGTCAGTATCAGCGATTACAAGATCGAAAACGAGCAAGCTGTTAGTTATTATGGGGATTTGGTACCTTTGTCGCTGCTGACCGAGACCGATACCAAAAAAACCGATAGTTTTGCCCAAAAAGCCGAGGGCGGCCTGCTGAAAGCGCCGGATGGCTGTAGTTTTGAACCCTACTTTTGCGACATTAAATTAAATGCTCCTCTATCAGGAAAGATCTACAGTAAATTTGGTTATCGTTATCATCCGATCACAGGTTTATTCGGCTTTCATACCGGAGTGGATATCGCCGCAAATTCCGGATCAGCTATTTACGCTGCGGCTGCAGGTAAGGTCATCGAACGCGGCTACAGCGATGTCTGGGGTAACTACATGCTGATCGAGCACAGTGACAGTACAGATACTTTTTACGCTCATTGTAAAAAACTATTAAAAAGCAAAGGTGCGAAAGTAAAAAGCGGTGAGAGGATCGCAACTGTCGGAAGCACTGGATGGGCTACCGGGCCGCATCTGCATTTCGAAGTTCGGCTTAATAAAGTCAATATGGACCCCGAATGGATTTTATAA
- the sigG gene encoding RNA polymerase sporulation sigma factor SigG: MQNSKVEISGINTSKLKTLTQSEKSNLMQRAKTGDKAAREDLINGNLKLVLSVIQRFTNRGENPDDLFQVGCVGLIKAIDNFDEGHGVMLSTYAVPMIIGEIRRFLRDNNPIRVSRSTKDLAYKAMQVKEKLTNSLSREPTVEEIAKELNIPKEEIVIALESLVNPVSLYDPVFSDSGDTLYIMDQISDKNDDNAWLNEISLREAINALNVREKQILSLRFFEGKTQMEVASEIGISQAQISRLEKGALKKIKKQI, encoded by the coding sequence TTGCAAAACAGCAAGGTCGAGATCAGCGGAATCAACACATCTAAGCTGAAAACCCTCACCCAGAGCGAAAAATCCAATCTCATGCAGCGAGCAAAAACCGGCGATAAAGCCGCACGGGAAGATCTCATCAATGGCAATCTAAAACTCGTTTTAAGTGTCATCCAGCGCTTTACGAATCGTGGAGAAAATCCGGATGATTTGTTTCAAGTCGGCTGTGTAGGTTTGATTAAAGCCATTGATAACTTTGACGAAGGACACGGTGTGATGTTATCCACTTATGCGGTCCCGATGATTATCGGTGAAATAAGGCGGTTTTTGCGTGACAATAATCCAATTCGCGTCAGCCGTTCCACCAAGGATTTGGCATATAAAGCCATGCAGGTCAAAGAGAAACTGACCAATTCTCTGTCCCGTGAACCAACCGTGGAAGAAATCGCAAAAGAACTAAATATTCCAAAAGAAGAAATTGTCATTGCGCTCGAATCGCTGGTCAACCCCGTGTCCTTATACGATCCCGTTTTTTCGGACTCCGGTGATACGCTTTATATCATGGACCAGATCAGCGACAAGAACGACGACAACGCCTGGCTAAATGAAATTTCACTGCGTGAGGCTATTAATGCCCTAAATGTCCGCGAAAAACAGATTCTCTCCCTTCGGTTTTTTGAAGGAAAAACGCAGATGGAAGTTGCTTCGGAGATCGGCATCTCCCAGGCTCAAATTTCTCGTCTCGAAAAAGGCGCATTAAAAAAAATTAAAAAGCAAATTTAA
- a CDS encoding fucose isomerase, which yields MQNAPTVKLGIVAVSRDCFPKDLSRVRRSAVIAECKKLNLSVFECPQIIVDEPDVPKALSQLKDAGVNAMVVFLGNFGPEGPETMLAQRFDGPLMFAAAAEENSADALMGNRGDAYCGMLNASLNLGLRKVKAYIPEYPIGTPDAVAKMIEEFVPVARVIVGIKKLKIFSFGPRPFNFIACNAPIKQLFDLGVEIQENSELDLYDSYLKHAGDARIAQIKAEMENELEGRNNYPSVLDKLAQYEITLIDWLEKNLGICEYGVFANKCWPAFQTMFGFVPCYVNSRLAAKGYPVACETDSYGALSEYMLYLATGATPTLLDVNNSVPADMVKKNHRTIGDFTHEDLFMGFHCGNTSVCNLKPKTGALKYQLIMKRLIEPDGEPNASRGTLEGQLKPGVITMFRIQGAAEGHIASYIAQGQILDIDPCSFGGIGVLAIPEMARFYRHVLIGKHFPHHAGIGFAHVGKTLFEVLKLLGIEDISYNQPASLPYKTENPFR from the coding sequence ATGCAAAACGCACCGACTGTTAAACTCGGAATCGTCGCGGTCAGCCGTGATTGTTTTCCTAAAGATTTATCCAGAGTGAGACGTTCTGCCGTTATCGCGGAATGCAAAAAACTCAATTTATCTGTTTTCGAATGCCCTCAAATCATCGTGGATGAGCCAGATGTTCCGAAAGCGCTCTCCCAACTGAAAGACGCGGGCGTGAACGCTATGGTCGTCTTCCTGGGGAATTTTGGCCCGGAAGGCCCTGAGACTATGCTTGCGCAGCGTTTTGACGGACCGCTCATGTTCGCCGCCGCGGCCGAGGAAAACAGCGCGGACGCCCTGATGGGCAACCGCGGAGACGCTTATTGCGGAATGTTGAACGCCTCATTGAATCTCGGTTTGCGTAAGGTCAAGGCTTATATTCCTGAATATCCGATAGGAACTCCCGATGCCGTGGCAAAGATGATTGAAGAGTTCGTTCCGGTCGCCCGTGTGATTGTCGGCATAAAGAAATTGAAAATTTTTTCATTTGGACCAAGACCGTTTAATTTTATTGCATGTAATGCCCCAATCAAACAGTTGTTTGACCTCGGTGTCGAGATACAGGAAAACTCGGAACTCGACCTCTATGACTCCTATCTGAAACACGCGGGTGACGCACGGATTGCGCAGATCAAAGCAGAGATGGAAAATGAACTTGAGGGCAGAAACAATTATCCCTCGGTACTCGATAAACTGGCGCAATACGAAATCACCCTAATCGATTGGCTCGAAAAGAATCTCGGCATCTGCGAATACGGCGTATTTGCCAACAAGTGCTGGCCGGCATTTCAGACGATGTTCGGCTTTGTGCCTTGTTATGTCAACTCCCGCCTTGCCGCAAAGGGCTACCCGGTTGCCTGCGAGACTGATTCCTACGGTGCGCTGTCTGAATATATGCTTTATCTTGCGACCGGGGCAACACCGACGCTGCTCGACGTCAACAACTCCGTCCCGGCGGATATGGTGAAAAAAAATCACCGCACTATCGGTGACTTCACCCATGAAGACTTGTTTATGGGTTTCCACTGCGGAAACACATCCGTGTGCAATCTCAAACCAAAGACCGGCGCTCTAAAGTATCAGCTGATTATGAAGCGCTTGATCGAACCGGACGGCGAACCCAACGCCAGCCGCGGCACGCTTGAGGGGCAACTCAAACCCGGCGTTATTACGATGTTCCGTATTCAAGGTGCTGCCGAGGGACATATCGCAAGCTATATCGCACAGGGGCAGATTCTTGACATTGACCCCTGTTCATTCGGCGGCATCGGTGTATTGGCGATTCCGGAGATGGCGCGTTTTTACCGGCATGTATTAATCGGAAAGCACTTCCCGCACCACGCCGGTATCGGCTTCGCGCATGTCGGAAAAACCCTGTTCGAAGTTTTAAAGCTGCTCGGTATCGAAGACATCAGCTACAACCAACCTGCATCGCTGCCTTATAAAACGGAGAATCCGTTCAGATAA
- a CDS encoding DegT/DnrJ/EryC1/StrS family aminotransferase, which translates to MNEKLIKELAINGGPKAVPNPLPPRSHFGTEEKTAANRIIDEAIAKGVAPGYGGPEEEIFCKEFAEMMGGGFADAVNGGTTAVFVALRALEPEPYSEVVVGPITDPGGIMPIVMCNCIPVVADAYPGSFNTNLESVKKVVTNRTSVIIIPHIAGEPAEIDKICEFAKSKGIKVVEDCAQAHGATLNGKLVGTFGDIAAYSMMFGKHTCMGGQGGVVFTKDEDLYWKIRRYSDRGKPFGLPAGSTNCVASLNFNADELGCAIGREQIKKTAAIAAGRRRVVNKILSEISEVKALKQPEFIPGSVPSFWFWRLHFDGSKVDCTKQEFGKAVAAECNMNVLPDYPGLPFTFDWFQNQRAFGTGHYPWSAPQNISGDHITTLDDMPVAKKSIEDTILFYIYESWSDADCINAAKAIKKVYNAYKK; encoded by the coding sequence ATGAATGAGAAATTGATCAAGGAACTGGCGATCAACGGAGGGCCGAAAGCGGTACCGAATCCGCTCCCGCCGAGAAGCCATTTCGGCACCGAGGAAAAAACGGCTGCGAACCGGATTATCGACGAAGCCATCGCAAAAGGTGTAGCCCCGGGATACGGCGGTCCGGAAGAAGAGATCTTTTGCAAAGAATTCGCCGAGATGATGGGCGGCGGTTTTGCCGATGCCGTCAACGGGGGGACCACTGCTGTTTTTGTGGCACTTCGGGCGCTTGAACCCGAGCCCTATTCCGAAGTTGTGGTCGGTCCAATTACCGATCCGGGCGGAATTATGCCGATTGTGATGTGCAACTGCATCCCGGTGGTGGCAGATGCTTATCCGGGTTCTTTTAATACCAATCTTGAATCCGTGAAAAAAGTCGTCACCAATCGCACTTCAGTAATCATTATCCCGCATATCGCAGGCGAACCCGCCGAGATCGATAAAATCTGCGAATTCGCAAAGTCCAAGGGCATCAAGGTCGTCGAGGACTGCGCACAGGCGCACGGCGCGACCCTGAATGGTAAGCTGGTCGGCACTTTCGGCGACATCGCAGCTTATTCGATGATGTTCGGAAAACATACCTGCATGGGCGGGCAGGGCGGTGTGGTCTTCACAAAAGACGAAGACCTTTATTGGAAAATCAGACGCTACTCCGATCGCGGAAAGCCGTTTGGACTTCCGGCAGGAAGCACTAACTGTGTCGCTTCCTTGAACTTTAACGCTGATGAACTCGGCTGTGCAATCGGCCGCGAGCAGATTAAAAAGACCGCAGCGATCGCCGCCGGCAGACGCAGAGTCGTCAATAAGATTCTCTCGGAAATCTCAGAGGTCAAAGCGCTTAAGCAGCCCGAATTCATTCCCGGTTCCGTACCGTCGTTCTGGTTCTGGCGGCTGCATTTCGACGGCAGCAAAGTCGACTGCACCAAACAGGAATTCGGCAAAGCCGTAGCTGCGGAATGCAATATGAACGTGTTGCCCGATTATCCTGGTCTGCCGTTCACTTTCGATTGGTTCCAGAATCAACGTGCGTTCGGCACCGGTCATTATCCGTGGTCAGCACCGCAAAATATCAGCGGTGATCATATCACAACGCTCGATGATATGCCCGTTGCCAAAAAATCGATTGAGGACACGATTTTATTCTATATCTACGAGAGTTGGAGCGACGCCGACTGTATCAATGCCGCCAAAGCGATTAAAAAGGTCTATAACGCCTACAAAAAATAA
- a CDS encoding amidohydrolase family protein, whose protein sequence is MRIDDHNHADWYGYNFDRFIANMDERGIDMTWILSWECPDEEFDPRTLHVFSHKPGVGPIPFENCLAYKLKAPDRFVLGYAPDPRKPCAIDRLEAAKALYDVRVYGEIKLRMMYDNFDAIRMFRYCGKQGMPVLVHIDYEFDNGGYPYPNWWYGGGIDALERAVGKCPETNFLGHAPGFWAHISGDDQYNKVPYPTGKVLPGGKLIEMLDKYPNLYCDMSAGSGANSLDRDHEFARQFLITYQDRVLYGRDYFDNRHQEVLATLNLPQEVLDKIYYKNALKLVPLN, encoded by the coding sequence ATGAGAATCGACGACCACAATCATGCCGACTGGTATGGATATAACTTTGACAGATTCATCGCAAATATGGATGAGCGCGGAATCGATATGACCTGGATTTTATCCTGGGAGTGCCCGGATGAGGAATTTGATCCGCGAACGCTGCATGTGTTTTCACACAAACCGGGCGTCGGACCGATCCCGTTTGAAAATTGTTTGGCCTATAAGCTGAAAGCACCCGACCGCTTTGTACTCGGTTATGCGCCCGATCCCAGAAAACCGTGTGCGATCGACCGTTTAGAAGCAGCGAAAGCACTCTACGATGTCCGAGTATACGGCGAGATTAAACTTCGGATGATGTATGACAATTTCGATGCGATCCGAATGTTCCGATACTGCGGCAAGCAGGGCATGCCGGTTCTTGTCCATATCGATTATGAATTCGACAATGGCGGTTATCCTTACCCGAACTGGTGGTACGGCGGCGGCATCGACGCGTTAGAACGCGCGGTTGGCAAATGCCCCGAGACCAATTTCTTAGGCCATGCTCCCGGTTTCTGGGCGCACATCTCGGGCGACGATCAATATAATAAAGTCCCTTATCCCACCGGAAAAGTGCTTCCGGGCGGCAAACTGATTGAAATGCTCGATAAATACCCGAATCTCTATTGCGATATGTCAGCGGGTTCGGGTGCAAATTCGCTCGATCGTGACCATGAATTCGCACGCCAATTCCTGATCACTTATCAGGATCGCGTGCTCTACGGCCGCGACTATTTCGACAATCGGCATCAAGAGGTTTTGGCAACGCTCAACCTGCCGCAGGAAGTATTAGATAAAATCTATTATAAAAACGCATTGAAGCTCGTGCCGTTGAACTGA
- a CDS encoding HAD family hydrolase, whose amino-acid sequence MIILHSHEKKAIKCAIFDFDGTLSTLRCGWEEVMRPLMYECIVGDKQLSKAESDKIKADIYAYVDESTGIQTIGQMKWLTNAVKEYGFNANASDDPWFYKAEYNRRLMEYVAVERDKLVKDEIVRDTYLIRGSEDFLKSLKSRGIKLFAASGTDEEDVIKEATALGLAKYFDEIAGSKPHSEQCSKEEVINRLLHENSEMIVIGDGKVEIRLGRDNGALTLGVASDEQARQGINPVKQYRLTAAGAHAIVGDFGNLDEILEWI is encoded by the coding sequence ATGATCATTTTACATTCGCATGAGAAAAAGGCGATCAAATGCGCCATCTTTGACTTTGACGGCACCCTATCGACGCTGCGCTGCGGCTGGGAGGAAGTCATGCGCCCGCTGATGTATGAGTGTATCGTGGGCGATAAACAGCTGTCCAAGGCTGAAAGCGACAAGATTAAAGCTGATATTTACGCTTATGTTGACGAATCGACCGGTATTCAAACCATCGGACAGATGAAATGGTTGACTAACGCTGTAAAGGAATACGGCTTTAATGCCAATGCATCGGATGATCCGTGGTTTTACAAGGCGGAATACAACCGGCGTTTGATGGAGTATGTGGCTGTGGAACGGGACAAGCTGGTCAAGGATGAAATTGTACGCGACACCTATTTGATTCGCGGCTCTGAGGACTTTTTAAAATCTTTGAAAAGCCGAGGAATCAAGTTGTTCGCTGCCAGCGGCACTGATGAAGAAGACGTGATCAAAGAGGCGACTGCACTCGGGCTCGCGAAATACTTTGACGAAATCGCGGGTTCTAAGCCGCATTCTGAACAATGTTCCAAAGAGGAGGTCATCAACCGGCTGTTGCATGAAAACAGCGAGATGATCGTGATCGGCGACGGCAAGGTCGAAATCCGGCTCGGGCGCGATAACGGCGCGCTGACACTCGGCGTCGCTTCCGATGAACAAGCAAGGCAAGGAATTAATCCTGTAAAGCAATATCGCCTTACAGCTGCCGGCGCGCATGCGATTGTCGGCGACTTCGGAAATCTGGATGAGATTTTGGAGTGGATATAA
- a CDS encoding PfkB family carbohydrate kinase, giving the protein MAEIKELLSRIERVKIGVIGDFCVDIYWHADMKRSELSRETPHFPLPVYKEQVYLGAAGNVTANIAALKPEKIYVCGVRGDDWRGMLMESKFAEIGADTTGLICERDRMTNAYCKPIRHGLSDTVYEDPRLDFCADRPISAESEEYIIDELKKMAEKADIICVCDQFENGVISQKVRNLICEIGKSRKLVVVDSRNNIGKFNYVTVKPNETEFCRAFGINSLELNQYEIYALNFANAKHCKVLLTLGEDGCLYCDGKNAAHIPAKKVVGPIDICGAGDTFNSAFSCMSATGCDPVTCAEVASAASAVTIKKIGVTGTATREEIIELLK; this is encoded by the coding sequence GTGGCTGAGATCAAAGAATTGTTATCCCGGATTGAACGGGTAAAAATCGGCGTGATCGGCGATTTTTGTGTCGATATCTACTGGCACGCGGATATGAAGAGAAGCGAGCTCTCCCGCGAGACTCCGCATTTTCCGCTGCCGGTTTATAAAGAACAGGTTTATCTTGGCGCCGCAGGCAACGTAACCGCAAATATCGCCGCGCTTAAACCAGAGAAAATTTATGTCTGCGGAGTACGCGGCGACGATTGGCGCGGGATGCTGATGGAAAGCAAATTTGCCGAAATCGGCGCGGACACGACCGGCTTAATCTGTGAAAGAGACCGCATGACTAACGCCTATTGCAAGCCGATTAGGCATGGGCTTTCCGATACGGTTTATGAGGATCCGCGTCTCGATTTTTGCGCGGACAGGCCGATTTCCGCCGAGAGTGAAGAATATATTATCGATGAACTTAAAAAAATGGCCGAAAAAGCCGACATAATCTGTGTTTGCGACCAGTTTGAAAACGGCGTGATCAGCCAAAAGGTGCGAAATTTGATCTGTGAGATCGGCAAAAGCAGGAAATTAGTTGTTGTTGACAGTCGGAATAATATCGGGAAATTCAACTATGTGACTGTCAAACCCAACGAAACCGAGTTTTGTCGCGCGTTCGGCATCAATTCGCTCGAATTAAACCAATACGAAATTTATGCGCTCAATTTTGCCAACGCCAAGCATTGCAAGGTCTTGTTGACGTTGGGCGAAGACGGCTGTTTATATTGCGACGGTAAAAACGCGGCACATATTCCGGCCAAAAAGGTAGTAGGACCGATTGATATATGCGGTGCGGGGGACACATTCAATTCAGCGTTTTCCTGTATGTCCGCGACCGGCTGCGACCCGGTTACCTGCGCGGAAGTCGCCTCGGCAGCCTCTGCTGTTACGATTAAAAAAATCGGCGTCACGGGAACCGCGACGCGCGAAGAAATTATTGAGTTGTTAAAATAA